Proteins from a single region of Lates calcarifer isolate ASB-BC8 linkage group LG19, TLL_Latcal_v3, whole genome shotgun sequence:
- the stxbp5b gene encoding syntaxin-binding protein 5 isoform X3 yields MKKFNIRKVLDGLTAASSSSSAAAQPGTPRENDAVQETLQSEHFQLCKTVRHGFPYQPSSMAFDPVQKILAVGTQTGALRLFGRAGVECYCQHESGAAVIQLQFLINEGALVSALADDSIHLWNLRQKIPAILHSLKFSRERITYCHLPFQSKWLYIGTERGNIHIVNVESFTLSGYVIMWNKAIELSTKTHPGPVVHISDNPMDEGKLLIGFECGVVVLWDLKSKKADYRYNYDEAIHSVAWHHEGKQFVCSHSDGTLTTWNVRAPAKPAQIITPHGKQPKDGKKPEPCKPILKVEYKTTRAGDPFMVLSGGLSYDTVGRRACLTVMHGKSTAVLEMDYPIVDFLTLCETPYPNDFQEPYAVVVLLEKDLVVIDLGQIGYPIFENPYPLTIHESPVTCCEYFADCPAELIPALYSVGSRQKRQGYSKKEWPISGGNWGQGTQSYPEIIITGHADGSIKFWDASALMLQVLYKLKTAKVFERARGKEEKPSTDIVEEDPFAIQTLSWCPESRMLCVAGVSAHVIVYRFSKQEITTEVVQLLEVRMQCEFSDVDSPDPGGEQTPTLLTPGASSSPQETELPTQPSTGSNSSDGPRDNIPCLQVRSSPLKQSPGYQVELVIQLVWVSGEPPQQITSLAINSSYGLVVFGNSNGLAVVDYLQKTLLLNMGTSELYSPSDPYQRQPRSPRKARQPSGALCDSNDGSNASEDRCKSPTSDAKDNSFTRSRSSSVTSIERESREAISSFHFCESFPRKTDSLLSPCLLVGTTQGSVMMVALSLPPGGDQRLQQPVGISSCGTVVRLKGGILTMALLDSTGTLLPPSYEPWYDPNASDEEKEKSRRRRPASPPSSQEGQDSQFAVLCSEKQAKVVAMPSQTRVYKHNITETSFVLRADVVQMGGANCIACFCANGHIMTLSLPSLRPLLDVNYLPLTDMRIARTFCFSNLGQALYLTSPTEIQRITYSQETCDNLQEMLSELFTPVETPEAPNRGFFKGLFGGGAQSLDREDLFGETAAGKASRSLAQHIPGPGSMEGMKGAASGVVGELARARIALDERGQKLGELEERTAAMMASAESFSKHAHDMMLKYKDKKWYQL; encoded by the exons ACTGTGCGTCATGGCTTCCCATATCAACCATCCTCAATGGCTTTTGACCCTGTGCAGAAAATCTTGGCCGTCGGGACTCAGACTGGAGCTTTGAGGCT CTTTGGCCGTGCTGGTGTGGAGTGCTACTGTCAGCACGAGAGCGGTGCTGCTGTCATCCAGCTCCAGTTCCTGATCAACGAG GGGGCGCTGGTGAGTGCCTTAGCTGATGACAGCATCCACCTGTGGAACCTGAGGCAAAAAATCCCAGCTATCCTGCATTCTCTCAAGTTCAGCAGGGAGAG GATCACATACTGCCACCTGCCCTTCCAGAGCAAATGGCTTTACATTGgcacagaaagaggaaacatCCACATCGTCAACGTGGAGTCCTTCACTCTCTCAGGCTACGTCATCATGTGGAACAAAGCCATCGAACT ATCCACCAAGACACACCCAGGGCCTGTTGTGCACATCAGTGACAACCCCATGGATGAGGGAAAG CTTCTGATTGGATTTGAGTGTGGGGTAGTGGTGTTGTGGGATCTGAAGTCCAAAAAAGCTGACTACCGCTACAATTATGATGAG GCGATCCACTCAGTCGCTTGGCACCATGAGGGTAAACAGTTTGTTTGCAGCCACTCAGATGGCACTCTGACCACATGGAATGTACGAGCTCCAGCCAAGCCTGCACAGATCATCACACCACATG GAAAGCAGCCTAAGGATGGAAAAAAGCCAGAACCATGTAAGCCTATCCTGAAGGTGGAGTACAAAACAACGAGGGCTGG GGACCCATTCATGGTCTTGTCTGGAGGTCTGTCTTACGACACAGTTGGGAGGAGAGCCTGTCTGACTGTGATGCACGGAAAGAGCACTGCCGTCCTCGAGATGGACTACCCCATTGTAGATTTCCTAACGCTGTGCGAAACTCCATATCCAAATG ACTTTCAGGAGCCTTATGCTGTGGTGGTCCTGCTCGAGAAGGATTTAGTTGTAATAGACCTCGGACAGATTGG ttacCCAATATTTGAGAATCCATATCCTCTGACTATCCATGAGTCACCAGTGACCTGCTGTGAGTACTTTGCCGACTGCCCCGCTGAACTTATTCCTGCACTTTACTCTGTCGGCAGTCGGCAAAAGAGACAAGGTTACAGCAAGAAG GAATGGCCCATTAGTGGGGGAAACTGGGGCCAAGGCACACAGAGTTACCCAGAGATCATAATCACAGG ACATGCTGATGGGTCAATCAAATTTTGGGACGCTTCTGCAC TAATGCTTCAAGTGCTGTACAAGCTGAAGACTGCCAAGGTGTTTGAGAGAGCTCGTGGTAAAGAGGAGAAGCCAAGTACAGATATAGTAGAAGAGGACCCATTTGCCATCCAGACTTTATCTTGGTGCCCTGAGAGCAGGATGCTCTGTGTGGCTGGAGTGTCTGCCCACGTTATCGTCTATAGGTTCAGCAAACAAGAAATCACCACTGAAGTTGTGCAG CTTCTGGAGGTGCGGATGCAGTGTGAGTTTAGCGACGTGGACTCTCCTGATCCAGGGGGGGAGCAGACTCCCACCCTGCTGACCCCCGGAGCCTCCTCCAGCCCTCAGGAGACTGAACTGCCCACTCAGCCGTCCACAGGCAGCAACTCTTCAGACGGACCCCGGGACAATATACCATGCCTGCA GGTGCGGAGCTCCCCGCTGAAGCAGTCTCCGGGCTACCAGGTGGAGCTGGTGATCCAGCTGGTGTGGGTGAGCGGGGAGCCACCTCAGCAGATCACCAGCCTGGCTATCAACTCCTCCTACGGCCT TGTGGTGTTTGGAAACAGTAACGGTCTGGCTGTGGTGGACTACCTCCAGAAAACTCTGCTCCTCAACATGGGCACATCAGAGCTGTACAGCCCATCCGACCCCTACCAGAGGCAGCCTCGCTCCCCGCGCAAAGCACGACAGCCCTCTGGAG CACTTTGCGACTCCAACGATGGATCTAATGCCTCAGAGGACCGCTGCAAGTCACCTACTTCAG ATGCCAAGGATAACTCATTCACCCGCTCACGTAGTTCAAGTGTAACCAGCATAGAGAGAGAGTCCCGAGAGGCCATCTCCTCCTTTCACTTCTGTGAGAGTTTTCCCCGGAAGACGGACAGCCTGCTCAGCCCCTGTCTGCTAGTGGGAACCACCCAGGGCTCTGTGATGATGGTGGCCCTCAGCCTGCCGCCTGGCGGGGACCAGAGGCTGCAGCAACCAGTCGGCATCTCCTCCTGCG GCACTGTAGTCAGACTTAAGGGAGGCATTTTGACGATGGCCCTGCTGGACTCTACTGGAACTCTGCTGCCCCCTTCCTACGAGCCATGGTATGACCCAAATGCCTCagatgaggagaaggagaagagccGGAGGCGCAGGCCAGCCTCCCCTCCCTCATCTCAAGAGGGTCAAGACTCCCAGTTTGCCGTGCTGTGTTCGGAAAAACAGGCCAAGGTGGTGGCGATGCCGTCTCAAACCCGCGTctacaaacacaacatcacagAGACCTCCTTCGTGCTAAGGGCTGATGTTGTACAGATGGGCGGAGCAAACTGCATCGCCTGTTTCTGTGCTAATGGACACATCATGACTCTGAG TTTGCCCAGTCTACGGCCTCTGCTGGATGTGAACTACCTGCCGCTGACAGACATGCGGATAGCCAGAACGTTCTGCTTCTCCAACCTAGGTCAAGCCCTGTATCTCACCTCTCCCACCGAGATCCAGAGGATCACCTACAGCCAGGAGACCTGCGACAACCTGCAG GAAATGCTCAGTGAGTTATTTACCCCTGTGGAGACACCAGAGGCTCCTAACAGAGGTTTCTTCAAAGGTCTTTTTGGTGGAGGGGCTCAGTCTCTGGACAGGGAGGACCTCT TTGGTGAGACGGCTGCTGGTAAGGCCTCTCGTAGCCTTGCCCAGCACATCCCTGGCCCGGGCAGCATGGAGGGCATGAAGGGTGCAGCGTCGGGGGTTGTGGGAGAGCTGGCCCGTGCTCGGATAGCTCTGGACGAGAGAGGGCAGAAACTGGGCGAGCTGGAGGAGAGAACGGCAGCCATGATGGCCAGCGCAGAGTCCTTCTCCAAACATGCCCATGAT ATGATGCTGAAGTACAAAGATAAGAAGTGGTACCAGCTCTGA
- the stxbp5b gene encoding syntaxin-binding protein 5 isoform X2 — protein MKKFNIRKVLDGLTAASSSSSAAAQPGTPRENDAVQETLQSEHFQLCKTVRHGFPYQPSSMAFDPVQKILAVGTQTGALRLFGRAGVECYCQHESGAAVIQLQFLINEGALVSALADDSIHLWNLRQKIPAILHSLKFSRERITYCHLPFQSKWLYIGTERGNIHIVNVESFTLSGYVIMWNKAIELSTKTHPGPVVHISDNPMDEGKLLIGFECGVVVLWDLKSKKADYRYNYDEAIHSVAWHHEGKQFVCSHSDGTLTTWNVRAPAKPAQIITPHGKQPKDGKKPEPCKPILKVEYKTTRAGDPFMVLSGGLSYDTVGRRACLTVMHGKSTAVLEMDYPIVDFLTLCETPYPNDFQEPYAVVVLLEKDLVVIDLGQIGYPIFENPYPLTIHESPVTCCEYFADCPAELIPALYSVGSRQKRQGYSKKEWPISGGNWGQGTQSYPEIIITGHADGSIKFWDASALMLQVLYKLKTAKVFERARGKEEKPSTDIVEEDPFAIQTLSWCPESRMLCVAGVSAHVIVYRFSKQEITTEVVQLLEVRMQCEFSDVDSPDPGGEQTPTLLTPGASSSPQETELPTQPSTGSNSSDGPRDNIPCLQVRSSPLKQSPGYQVELVIQLVWVSGEPPQQITSLAINSSYGLVVFGNSNGLAVVDYLQKTLLLNMGTSELYSPSDPYQRQPRSPRKARQPSGALCDSNDGSNASEDRCKSPTSGSTSPCNSDDERKQKFIEKVKFKSRRFSKTVANDFAKMSRKISSSSEQKPDLDAKDNSFTRSRSSSVTSIERESREAISSFHFCESFPRKTDSLLSPCLLVGTTQGSVMMVALSLPPGGDQRLQQPVGISSCGTVVRLKGGILTMALLDSTGTLLPPSYEPWYDPNASDEEKEKSRRRRPASPPSSQEGQDSQFAVLCSEKQAKVVAMPSQTRVYKHNITETSFVLRADVVQMGGANCIACFCANGHIMTLSLPSLRPLLDVNYLPLTDMRIARTFCFSNLGQALYLTSPTEIQRITYSQETCDNLQEMLSELFTPVETPEAPNRGFFKGLFGGGAQSLDREDLFGETAAGKASRSLAQHIPGPGSMEGMKGAASGVVGELARARIALDERGQKLGELEERTAAMMASAESFSKHAHDMMLKYKDKKWYQL, from the exons ACTGTGCGTCATGGCTTCCCATATCAACCATCCTCAATGGCTTTTGACCCTGTGCAGAAAATCTTGGCCGTCGGGACTCAGACTGGAGCTTTGAGGCT CTTTGGCCGTGCTGGTGTGGAGTGCTACTGTCAGCACGAGAGCGGTGCTGCTGTCATCCAGCTCCAGTTCCTGATCAACGAG GGGGCGCTGGTGAGTGCCTTAGCTGATGACAGCATCCACCTGTGGAACCTGAGGCAAAAAATCCCAGCTATCCTGCATTCTCTCAAGTTCAGCAGGGAGAG GATCACATACTGCCACCTGCCCTTCCAGAGCAAATGGCTTTACATTGgcacagaaagaggaaacatCCACATCGTCAACGTGGAGTCCTTCACTCTCTCAGGCTACGTCATCATGTGGAACAAAGCCATCGAACT ATCCACCAAGACACACCCAGGGCCTGTTGTGCACATCAGTGACAACCCCATGGATGAGGGAAAG CTTCTGATTGGATTTGAGTGTGGGGTAGTGGTGTTGTGGGATCTGAAGTCCAAAAAAGCTGACTACCGCTACAATTATGATGAG GCGATCCACTCAGTCGCTTGGCACCATGAGGGTAAACAGTTTGTTTGCAGCCACTCAGATGGCACTCTGACCACATGGAATGTACGAGCTCCAGCCAAGCCTGCACAGATCATCACACCACATG GAAAGCAGCCTAAGGATGGAAAAAAGCCAGAACCATGTAAGCCTATCCTGAAGGTGGAGTACAAAACAACGAGGGCTGG GGACCCATTCATGGTCTTGTCTGGAGGTCTGTCTTACGACACAGTTGGGAGGAGAGCCTGTCTGACTGTGATGCACGGAAAGAGCACTGCCGTCCTCGAGATGGACTACCCCATTGTAGATTTCCTAACGCTGTGCGAAACTCCATATCCAAATG ACTTTCAGGAGCCTTATGCTGTGGTGGTCCTGCTCGAGAAGGATTTAGTTGTAATAGACCTCGGACAGATTGG ttacCCAATATTTGAGAATCCATATCCTCTGACTATCCATGAGTCACCAGTGACCTGCTGTGAGTACTTTGCCGACTGCCCCGCTGAACTTATTCCTGCACTTTACTCTGTCGGCAGTCGGCAAAAGAGACAAGGTTACAGCAAGAAG GAATGGCCCATTAGTGGGGGAAACTGGGGCCAAGGCACACAGAGTTACCCAGAGATCATAATCACAGG ACATGCTGATGGGTCAATCAAATTTTGGGACGCTTCTGCAC TAATGCTTCAAGTGCTGTACAAGCTGAAGACTGCCAAGGTGTTTGAGAGAGCTCGTGGTAAAGAGGAGAAGCCAAGTACAGATATAGTAGAAGAGGACCCATTTGCCATCCAGACTTTATCTTGGTGCCCTGAGAGCAGGATGCTCTGTGTGGCTGGAGTGTCTGCCCACGTTATCGTCTATAGGTTCAGCAAACAAGAAATCACCACTGAAGTTGTGCAG CTTCTGGAGGTGCGGATGCAGTGTGAGTTTAGCGACGTGGACTCTCCTGATCCAGGGGGGGAGCAGACTCCCACCCTGCTGACCCCCGGAGCCTCCTCCAGCCCTCAGGAGACTGAACTGCCCACTCAGCCGTCCACAGGCAGCAACTCTTCAGACGGACCCCGGGACAATATACCATGCCTGCA GGTGCGGAGCTCCCCGCTGAAGCAGTCTCCGGGCTACCAGGTGGAGCTGGTGATCCAGCTGGTGTGGGTGAGCGGGGAGCCACCTCAGCAGATCACCAGCCTGGCTATCAACTCCTCCTACGGCCT TGTGGTGTTTGGAAACAGTAACGGTCTGGCTGTGGTGGACTACCTCCAGAAAACTCTGCTCCTCAACATGGGCACATCAGAGCTGTACAGCCCATCCGACCCCTACCAGAGGCAGCCTCGCTCCCCGCGCAAAGCACGACAGCCCTCTGGAG CACTTTGCGACTCCAACGATGGATCTAATGCCTCAGAGGACCGCTGCAAGTCACCTACTTCAG GATCTACCTCACCATGCAATTCAGATGATGAACGAAAACAGAAGTTCATAGAGAAGG TGAAGTTCAAAAGCAGACGCTTTTCCAAGACGGTTGCCAATGACTTTG CCAAGATGTCACGGAAAATTAGCTCGTCTAGTGAGCAAAAGCCAGACCTGG ATGCCAAGGATAACTCATTCACCCGCTCACGTAGTTCAAGTGTAACCAGCATAGAGAGAGAGTCCCGAGAGGCCATCTCCTCCTTTCACTTCTGTGAGAGTTTTCCCCGGAAGACGGACAGCCTGCTCAGCCCCTGTCTGCTAGTGGGAACCACCCAGGGCTCTGTGATGATGGTGGCCCTCAGCCTGCCGCCTGGCGGGGACCAGAGGCTGCAGCAACCAGTCGGCATCTCCTCCTGCG GCACTGTAGTCAGACTTAAGGGAGGCATTTTGACGATGGCCCTGCTGGACTCTACTGGAACTCTGCTGCCCCCTTCCTACGAGCCATGGTATGACCCAAATGCCTCagatgaggagaaggagaagagccGGAGGCGCAGGCCAGCCTCCCCTCCCTCATCTCAAGAGGGTCAAGACTCCCAGTTTGCCGTGCTGTGTTCGGAAAAACAGGCCAAGGTGGTGGCGATGCCGTCTCAAACCCGCGTctacaaacacaacatcacagAGACCTCCTTCGTGCTAAGGGCTGATGTTGTACAGATGGGCGGAGCAAACTGCATCGCCTGTTTCTGTGCTAATGGACACATCATGACTCTGAG TTTGCCCAGTCTACGGCCTCTGCTGGATGTGAACTACCTGCCGCTGACAGACATGCGGATAGCCAGAACGTTCTGCTTCTCCAACCTAGGTCAAGCCCTGTATCTCACCTCTCCCACCGAGATCCAGAGGATCACCTACAGCCAGGAGACCTGCGACAACCTGCAG GAAATGCTCAGTGAGTTATTTACCCCTGTGGAGACACCAGAGGCTCCTAACAGAGGTTTCTTCAAAGGTCTTTTTGGTGGAGGGGCTCAGTCTCTGGACAGGGAGGACCTCT TTGGTGAGACGGCTGCTGGTAAGGCCTCTCGTAGCCTTGCCCAGCACATCCCTGGCCCGGGCAGCATGGAGGGCATGAAGGGTGCAGCGTCGGGGGTTGTGGGAGAGCTGGCCCGTGCTCGGATAGCTCTGGACGAGAGAGGGCAGAAACTGGGCGAGCTGGAGGAGAGAACGGCAGCCATGATGGCCAGCGCAGAGTCCTTCTCCAAACATGCCCATGAT ATGATGCTGAAGTACAAAGATAAGAAGTGGTACCAGCTCTGA
- the stxbp5b gene encoding syntaxin-binding protein 5 isoform X1: MKKFNIRKVLDGLTAASSSSSAAAQPGTPRENDAVQETLQSEHFQLCKTVRHGFPYQPSSMAFDPVQKILAVGTQTGALRLFGRAGVECYCQHESGAAVIQLQFLINEGALVSALADDSIHLWNLRQKIPAILHSLKFSRERITYCHLPFQSKWLYIGTERGNIHIVNVESFTLSGYVIMWNKAIELSTKTHPGPVVHISDNPMDEGKLLIGFECGVVVLWDLKSKKADYRYNYDEAIHSVAWHHEGKQFVCSHSDGTLTTWNVRAPAKPAQIITPHGKQPKDGKKPEPCKPILKVEYKTTRAGDPFMVLSGGLSYDTVGRRACLTVMHGKSTAVLEMDYPIVDFLTLCETPYPNDFQEPYAVVVLLEKDLVVIDLGQIGYPIFENPYPLTIHESPVTCCEYFADCPAELIPALYSVGSRQKRQGYSKKEWPISGGNWGQGTQSYPEIIITGHADGSIKFWDASALMLQVLYKLKTAKVFERARGKEEKPSTDIVEEDPFAIQTLSWCPESRMLCVAGVSAHVIVYRFSKQEITTEVVQLLEVRMQCEFSDVDSPDPGGEQTPTLLTPGASSSPQETELPTQPSTGSNSSDGPRDNIPCLQVRSSPLKQSPGYQVELVIQLVWVSGEPPQQITSLAINSSYGLVVFGNSNGLAVVDYLQKTLLLNMGTSELYSPSDPYQRQPRSPRKARQPSGALCDSNDGSNASEDRCKSPTSGSTSPCNSDDERKQKFIEKVKFKSRRFSKTVANDFAKMSRKISSSSEQKPDLEERFQRWRSRTCKKRFYCMNEGKAEARMSQKAVVCRTKSAPNSYAKDNSFTRSRSSSVTSIERESREAISSFHFCESFPRKTDSLLSPCLLVGTTQGSVMMVALSLPPGGDQRLQQPVGISSCGTVVRLKGGILTMALLDSTGTLLPPSYEPWYDPNASDEEKEKSRRRRPASPPSSQEGQDSQFAVLCSEKQAKVVAMPSQTRVYKHNITETSFVLRADVVQMGGANCIACFCANGHIMTLSLPSLRPLLDVNYLPLTDMRIARTFCFSNLGQALYLTSPTEIQRITYSQETCDNLQEMLSELFTPVETPEAPNRGFFKGLFGGGAQSLDREDLFGETAAGKASRSLAQHIPGPGSMEGMKGAASGVVGELARARIALDERGQKLGELEERTAAMMASAESFSKHAHDMMLKYKDKKWYQL; this comes from the exons ACTGTGCGTCATGGCTTCCCATATCAACCATCCTCAATGGCTTTTGACCCTGTGCAGAAAATCTTGGCCGTCGGGACTCAGACTGGAGCTTTGAGGCT CTTTGGCCGTGCTGGTGTGGAGTGCTACTGTCAGCACGAGAGCGGTGCTGCTGTCATCCAGCTCCAGTTCCTGATCAACGAG GGGGCGCTGGTGAGTGCCTTAGCTGATGACAGCATCCACCTGTGGAACCTGAGGCAAAAAATCCCAGCTATCCTGCATTCTCTCAAGTTCAGCAGGGAGAG GATCACATACTGCCACCTGCCCTTCCAGAGCAAATGGCTTTACATTGgcacagaaagaggaaacatCCACATCGTCAACGTGGAGTCCTTCACTCTCTCAGGCTACGTCATCATGTGGAACAAAGCCATCGAACT ATCCACCAAGACACACCCAGGGCCTGTTGTGCACATCAGTGACAACCCCATGGATGAGGGAAAG CTTCTGATTGGATTTGAGTGTGGGGTAGTGGTGTTGTGGGATCTGAAGTCCAAAAAAGCTGACTACCGCTACAATTATGATGAG GCGATCCACTCAGTCGCTTGGCACCATGAGGGTAAACAGTTTGTTTGCAGCCACTCAGATGGCACTCTGACCACATGGAATGTACGAGCTCCAGCCAAGCCTGCACAGATCATCACACCACATG GAAAGCAGCCTAAGGATGGAAAAAAGCCAGAACCATGTAAGCCTATCCTGAAGGTGGAGTACAAAACAACGAGGGCTGG GGACCCATTCATGGTCTTGTCTGGAGGTCTGTCTTACGACACAGTTGGGAGGAGAGCCTGTCTGACTGTGATGCACGGAAAGAGCACTGCCGTCCTCGAGATGGACTACCCCATTGTAGATTTCCTAACGCTGTGCGAAACTCCATATCCAAATG ACTTTCAGGAGCCTTATGCTGTGGTGGTCCTGCTCGAGAAGGATTTAGTTGTAATAGACCTCGGACAGATTGG ttacCCAATATTTGAGAATCCATATCCTCTGACTATCCATGAGTCACCAGTGACCTGCTGTGAGTACTTTGCCGACTGCCCCGCTGAACTTATTCCTGCACTTTACTCTGTCGGCAGTCGGCAAAAGAGACAAGGTTACAGCAAGAAG GAATGGCCCATTAGTGGGGGAAACTGGGGCCAAGGCACACAGAGTTACCCAGAGATCATAATCACAGG ACATGCTGATGGGTCAATCAAATTTTGGGACGCTTCTGCAC TAATGCTTCAAGTGCTGTACAAGCTGAAGACTGCCAAGGTGTTTGAGAGAGCTCGTGGTAAAGAGGAGAAGCCAAGTACAGATATAGTAGAAGAGGACCCATTTGCCATCCAGACTTTATCTTGGTGCCCTGAGAGCAGGATGCTCTGTGTGGCTGGAGTGTCTGCCCACGTTATCGTCTATAGGTTCAGCAAACAAGAAATCACCACTGAAGTTGTGCAG CTTCTGGAGGTGCGGATGCAGTGTGAGTTTAGCGACGTGGACTCTCCTGATCCAGGGGGGGAGCAGACTCCCACCCTGCTGACCCCCGGAGCCTCCTCCAGCCCTCAGGAGACTGAACTGCCCACTCAGCCGTCCACAGGCAGCAACTCTTCAGACGGACCCCGGGACAATATACCATGCCTGCA GGTGCGGAGCTCCCCGCTGAAGCAGTCTCCGGGCTACCAGGTGGAGCTGGTGATCCAGCTGGTGTGGGTGAGCGGGGAGCCACCTCAGCAGATCACCAGCCTGGCTATCAACTCCTCCTACGGCCT TGTGGTGTTTGGAAACAGTAACGGTCTGGCTGTGGTGGACTACCTCCAGAAAACTCTGCTCCTCAACATGGGCACATCAGAGCTGTACAGCCCATCCGACCCCTACCAGAGGCAGCCTCGCTCCCCGCGCAAAGCACGACAGCCCTCTGGAG CACTTTGCGACTCCAACGATGGATCTAATGCCTCAGAGGACCGCTGCAAGTCACCTACTTCAG GATCTACCTCACCATGCAATTCAGATGATGAACGAAAACAGAAGTTCATAGAGAAGG TGAAGTTCAAAAGCAGACGCTTTTCCAAGACGGTTGCCAATGACTTTG CCAAGATGTCACGGAAAATTAGCTCGTCTAGTGAGCAAAAGCCAGACCTGG agGAGAGGTTCCAACGATGGCGCTCTCGCACATGTAAGAAGCGCTTTTATTGTATGAACGAGGGCAAAGCAGAAGCCAGGATGAGCCAGAAGGCGGTCGTATGTAGAACTAAGTCTGCCCCCAACTCCT ATGCCAAGGATAACTCATTCACCCGCTCACGTAGTTCAAGTGTAACCAGCATAGAGAGAGAGTCCCGAGAGGCCATCTCCTCCTTTCACTTCTGTGAGAGTTTTCCCCGGAAGACGGACAGCCTGCTCAGCCCCTGTCTGCTAGTGGGAACCACCCAGGGCTCTGTGATGATGGTGGCCCTCAGCCTGCCGCCTGGCGGGGACCAGAGGCTGCAGCAACCAGTCGGCATCTCCTCCTGCG GCACTGTAGTCAGACTTAAGGGAGGCATTTTGACGATGGCCCTGCTGGACTCTACTGGAACTCTGCTGCCCCCTTCCTACGAGCCATGGTATGACCCAAATGCCTCagatgaggagaaggagaagagccGGAGGCGCAGGCCAGCCTCCCCTCCCTCATCTCAAGAGGGTCAAGACTCCCAGTTTGCCGTGCTGTGTTCGGAAAAACAGGCCAAGGTGGTGGCGATGCCGTCTCAAACCCGCGTctacaaacacaacatcacagAGACCTCCTTCGTGCTAAGGGCTGATGTTGTACAGATGGGCGGAGCAAACTGCATCGCCTGTTTCTGTGCTAATGGACACATCATGACTCTGAG TTTGCCCAGTCTACGGCCTCTGCTGGATGTGAACTACCTGCCGCTGACAGACATGCGGATAGCCAGAACGTTCTGCTTCTCCAACCTAGGTCAAGCCCTGTATCTCACCTCTCCCACCGAGATCCAGAGGATCACCTACAGCCAGGAGACCTGCGACAACCTGCAG GAAATGCTCAGTGAGTTATTTACCCCTGTGGAGACACCAGAGGCTCCTAACAGAGGTTTCTTCAAAGGTCTTTTTGGTGGAGGGGCTCAGTCTCTGGACAGGGAGGACCTCT TTGGTGAGACGGCTGCTGGTAAGGCCTCTCGTAGCCTTGCCCAGCACATCCCTGGCCCGGGCAGCATGGAGGGCATGAAGGGTGCAGCGTCGGGGGTTGTGGGAGAGCTGGCCCGTGCTCGGATAGCTCTGGACGAGAGAGGGCAGAAACTGGGCGAGCTGGAGGAGAGAACGGCAGCCATGATGGCCAGCGCAGAGTCCTTCTCCAAACATGCCCATGAT ATGATGCTGAAGTACAAAGATAAGAAGTGGTACCAGCTCTGA